The Xenopus laevis strain J_2021 chromosome 7S, Xenopus_laevis_v10.1, whole genome shotgun sequence genome includes a window with the following:
- the stox1.S gene encoding storkhead-box protein 1 isoform X3: MNGERRQFSFSDVSPVQMNPISQSHFIPLAEVLCCAISDMNTTQILVTQESLMEHLNKHYPGIATPSQDILYNALGTLIRERKIYHTGEGYFIVTPQTYFITKKTALDCKYAAAEKFSTSPPPITYLVSMESCADLTKVNMPSVSHCRSCSCFSEQSLHNVLGQQSINESQVKTHRSIKEQKPSLRNQATSTSRDHYTCEKNKQQVVLKEKEKCGKKFGISLFWRNVSKKEKPRKELVSFSAQFPPEEWPVRDEDNLDNIPRDVEHEIIKRINPVLTVDNLMKHTLLMQKAEEQKKYFSKGTSTDIIKNKHGYNSKGSSKKKNGKLSKYHKKVQSSKEKCKKDTGAPRAVPHEEKDVNRLSLDQSDDDDDDVMAMDRHCYVSAEIVQHDTVYKKQISNPFDGIPYRENSNVNGHKSLKEIKRSRSGKQRRCVPRSRSLDCTERKAENIHVEHIHSERHIGAYRNEPYHEPFHSVLSDKDDLREYPPSYPQSSTLRIDDKYKPAKEDNSASVLYSEDSYICDDFQKNLFVHLEASVEHEAVKSHSIYKVTAMNSLKPNHCKSEINLNLIGRTHYGISEDSGASNACNYSNSCLKDTDMPKYNALPISETGGFTKDNKALYQRTVENDDAHRYLYLEDDTEDKTEMCPILDSHVQKANLDAVNWNDLADENKNTSGNSQSQWQPKITFAPQFGSSIDNDQKTYSPSLFSLDGSHECHKQSLHTGQPLPEYIHGHLEEEPETADCINSSEHIDGSIFDYCNSSEANSVAEALHMSVTGNDEKPVANSGQQSGELRTCFEHKLTLFHSKMNPSETSHHEKNENHSTTGDSGIESPRTRISIASNNSVVLETLKRRTFLQNLEMNGNPKHEGLLPTSSLIQITPAMNV; encoded by the exons ATGAATGGAGAACGGAGGCAATTCAGCTTCA GTGATGTGTCTCCTGTGCAAATGAATCCCATATCTCAGTCTCATTTTATTCCACTGGCAGAAGTGCTGTGCTGCGCCATTTCTGATATGAACACAACTCAGATTTTAGTGACACAAGAAAGCCTCATGGAACATCTCAATAAACATTACCCAG gaATAGCGACCCCATCTCAGGACATTCTCTATAATGCACTTGGGACACTTATCAGAGAAAGAAAAATCTATCATACTGGAGAGGGGTATTTTATTGTCACACCCCAGACTTATTTTATAACAAAGAAAACAGCTCTGGACTGTAAATATGCAGCAGCTGAAAAGTTTTCCACCTCTCCACCGCCCATCACTTACCTTGTCAGCATGGAGAGCTGTGCAGATCTAACCAAAGTTAACATGCCATCAGTGTCACACTGTAGATCATGCAGTTGCTTTTCTGAGCAATCTCTTCACAACGTACTTGGACAACAGTCGATTAATGAGAGCCAGGTAAAAACGCACAGAAGCATCAAGGAACAAAAACCTTCCCTTCGTAATCAAGCAACTTCCACTTCCAGGGACCATTACACATGTGAAAAAAACAAGCAACAGGTtgtgttaaaagaaaaagaaaagtgtggTAAGAAGTTCGGTATCAGTCTTTTCTGGCGTAATGTCTCCAAAAAGGAGAAGCCAAGGAAAGAGTTGGTGAGCTTTTCTGCGCAATTCCCCCCGGAGGAATGGCCAGTAAGGGATGAGGACAATTTGGATAATATCCCGCGGGATGTTGAACATGAAATAATTAAACGCATCAACCCAGTTCTTACTGTGGATAACCTAATGAAGCACACTTTGCTCATGCAAAAGGCTGaagaacaaaaaaagtatttcagcAAAGGAACATCAACGGATATCATAAAAAACAAGCACGGCTATAATTCTAAGGGAAgtagtaagaaaaaaaatggcaagttGTCCAAATACCACAAAAAAGTTCAGTCCAGTAAAGAGAAATGTAAGAAGGACACTGGTGCTCCAAGGGCAGTGCCCCATGAAGAGAAGGATGTCAACAGACTGTCTCTTGATCAGtccgatgatgatgatgatgatgtaatgGCAATGGACAGGCATTGTTATGTTAGCGCAGAAATTGTTCAACACGATACGGTCTACAAAAAGCAAATTAGTAATCCATTTGATGGCATACCATACAGGGAGAATTCCAACGTGAACGGGCACAAGTCATTGAAGGAAATTAAGAGATCTCGTTCTGGGAAGCAAAGAAGGTGTGTACCAAGGTCGAGATCCTTGGACTGTACAGAAAGAAAGGCAGAGAACATTCATGTTGAGCATATACATTCAGAAAGACACATTGGAGCTTATAGAAATGAACCATATCATGAACCGTTCCATTCTGTTCTTTCTGACAAAGATGACTTGAGGGAATATCCACCCAGTTATCCACAGAGTAGCACACTGCGCATTGATGACAAATATAAACCTGCCAAAGAAGACAATTCTGCCAGTGTCCTGTATAGTGAAGACAGCTATATTTGTGATGAtttccaaaaaaatctgtttgttcattTAGAGGCTAGCGTGGAGCACGAGGCAGTGAAGTCACATTCCATCTACAAGGTGACTGCAATGAACAGTTTAAAACCAAACCACTGTAAAAGTGAAATTAACTTAAATCTCATTGGGAGAACTCATTATGGGATATCTGAAGACAGTGGGGCATCGAACGCCTGTAATTATTCAAACAGTTGTCTAAAAGACACAGATATgccaaaatataatgcattgccTATCTCAGAGACTGGAGGATTTACTAAAGACAATAAAGCTTTGTACCAAAGGACTGTGGAAAATGATGATGCTCACAGGTATTTATATCTTGAAGATGACACTGAAGACAAAACGGAGATGTGTCCAATACTTGACTCTCATGTCCAAAAAGCAAACTTGGACGCGGTCAACTGGAATGACCTTGCAGATGAAAACAAAAATACCTCTGGTAATTCTCAATCCCAGTGGCAACCTAAAATTACCTTTGCACCTCAGTTTGGCTCTTCCATAGACAATGACCAAAAAACATACAgtccttctcttttttccttaGATGGTTCCCATGAATGCCACAAACAGTCTTTGCACACAGGTCAGCCGTTACCAGAGTATATCCATGGTCACCTGGAAGAAGAACCTGAAACTGCCGACTGCATAAATTCCTCAGAACACATTGACGGCAGCATATTTGATTACTGCAATTCAAGCGAGGCAAACTCTGTGGCCGAGGCGCTACACATGTCCGTTACTGGAAATGATGAAAAGCCCGTTGCAAATTCAGGGCAGCAGTCTGGGGAATTGAGGACCTGCTTTGAACACAAACTGACACTATTTCATTCAAAAATGAACCCATCAGAAACAAGCCACcatgaaaagaatgaaaatcaCAGCACAACTGGGGATAGTGGCATTGAATCGCCGCg AACACGGATAAGCATTGCTTCCAATAACTCTGTTGTTCTGGAGACGCTGAAAAGAAGGACTTTCTTGCAGAACCTGGAAATGAATGGTAATCCCAAACACGAAGGACTTCTTCCCACCAGTTCTCTAATACAGATTACGCCTGCTATGAACGTGTAG
- the stox1.S gene encoding storkhead-box protein 1 isoform X2, giving the protein MENGGNSASVGDVSPVQMNPISQSHFIPLAEVLCCAISDMNTTQILVTQESLMEHLNKHYPGIATPSQDILYNALGTLIRERKIYHTGEGYFIVTPQTYFITKKTALDCKYAAAEKFSTSPPPITYLVSMESCADLTKVNMPSVSHCRSCSCFSEQSLHNVLGQQSINESQVKTHRSIKEQKPSLRNQATSTSRDHYTCEKNKQQVVLKEKEKCGKKFGISLFWRNVSKKEKPRKELVSFSAQFPPEEWPVRDEDNLDNIPRDVEHEIIKRINPVLTVDNLMKHTLLMQKAEEQKKYFSKGTSTDIIKNKHGYNSKGSSKKKNGKLSKYHKKVQSSKEKCKKDTGAPRAVPHEEKDVNRLSLDQSDDDDDDVMAMDRHCYVSAEIVQHDTVYKKQISNPFDGIPYRENSNVNGHKSLKEIKRSRSGKQRRCVPRSRSLDCTERKAENIHVEHIHSERHIGAYRNEPYHEPFHSVLSDKDDLREYPPSYPQSSTLRIDDKYKPAKEDNSASVLYSEDSYICDDFQKNLFVHLEASVEHEAVKSHSIYKVTAMNSLKPNHCKSEINLNLIGRTHYGISEDSGASNACNYSNSCLKDTDMPKYNALPISETGGFTKDNKALYQRTVENDDAHRYLYLEDDTEDKTEMCPILDSHVQKANLDAVNWNDLADENKNTSGNSQSQWQPKITFAPQFGSSIDNDQKTYSPSLFSLDGSHECHKQSLHTGQPLPEYIHGHLEEEPETADCINSSEHIDGSIFDYCNSSEANSVAEALHMSVTGNDEKPVANSGQQSGELRTCFEHKLTLFHSKMNPSETSHHEKNENHSTTGDSGIESPRTRISIASNNSVVLETLKRRTFLQNLEMNGNPKHEGLLPTSSLIQITPAMNV; this is encoded by the exons ATGGAGAACGGAGGCAATTCAGCTTCAGTAG GTGATGTGTCTCCTGTGCAAATGAATCCCATATCTCAGTCTCATTTTATTCCACTGGCAGAAGTGCTGTGCTGCGCCATTTCTGATATGAACACAACTCAGATTTTAGTGACACAAGAAAGCCTCATGGAACATCTCAATAAACATTACCCAG gaATAGCGACCCCATCTCAGGACATTCTCTATAATGCACTTGGGACACTTATCAGAGAAAGAAAAATCTATCATACTGGAGAGGGGTATTTTATTGTCACACCCCAGACTTATTTTATAACAAAGAAAACAGCTCTGGACTGTAAATATGCAGCAGCTGAAAAGTTTTCCACCTCTCCACCGCCCATCACTTACCTTGTCAGCATGGAGAGCTGTGCAGATCTAACCAAAGTTAACATGCCATCAGTGTCACACTGTAGATCATGCAGTTGCTTTTCTGAGCAATCTCTTCACAACGTACTTGGACAACAGTCGATTAATGAGAGCCAGGTAAAAACGCACAGAAGCATCAAGGAACAAAAACCTTCCCTTCGTAATCAAGCAACTTCCACTTCCAGGGACCATTACACATGTGAAAAAAACAAGCAACAGGTtgtgttaaaagaaaaagaaaagtgtggTAAGAAGTTCGGTATCAGTCTTTTCTGGCGTAATGTCTCCAAAAAGGAGAAGCCAAGGAAAGAGTTGGTGAGCTTTTCTGCGCAATTCCCCCCGGAGGAATGGCCAGTAAGGGATGAGGACAATTTGGATAATATCCCGCGGGATGTTGAACATGAAATAATTAAACGCATCAACCCAGTTCTTACTGTGGATAACCTAATGAAGCACACTTTGCTCATGCAAAAGGCTGaagaacaaaaaaagtatttcagcAAAGGAACATCAACGGATATCATAAAAAACAAGCACGGCTATAATTCTAAGGGAAgtagtaagaaaaaaaatggcaagttGTCCAAATACCACAAAAAAGTTCAGTCCAGTAAAGAGAAATGTAAGAAGGACACTGGTGCTCCAAGGGCAGTGCCCCATGAAGAGAAGGATGTCAACAGACTGTCTCTTGATCAGtccgatgatgatgatgatgatgtaatgGCAATGGACAGGCATTGTTATGTTAGCGCAGAAATTGTTCAACACGATACGGTCTACAAAAAGCAAATTAGTAATCCATTTGATGGCATACCATACAGGGAGAATTCCAACGTGAACGGGCACAAGTCATTGAAGGAAATTAAGAGATCTCGTTCTGGGAAGCAAAGAAGGTGTGTACCAAGGTCGAGATCCTTGGACTGTACAGAAAGAAAGGCAGAGAACATTCATGTTGAGCATATACATTCAGAAAGACACATTGGAGCTTATAGAAATGAACCATATCATGAACCGTTCCATTCTGTTCTTTCTGACAAAGATGACTTGAGGGAATATCCACCCAGTTATCCACAGAGTAGCACACTGCGCATTGATGACAAATATAAACCTGCCAAAGAAGACAATTCTGCCAGTGTCCTGTATAGTGAAGACAGCTATATTTGTGATGAtttccaaaaaaatctgtttgttcattTAGAGGCTAGCGTGGAGCACGAGGCAGTGAAGTCACATTCCATCTACAAGGTGACTGCAATGAACAGTTTAAAACCAAACCACTGTAAAAGTGAAATTAACTTAAATCTCATTGGGAGAACTCATTATGGGATATCTGAAGACAGTGGGGCATCGAACGCCTGTAATTATTCAAACAGTTGTCTAAAAGACACAGATATgccaaaatataatgcattgccTATCTCAGAGACTGGAGGATTTACTAAAGACAATAAAGCTTTGTACCAAAGGACTGTGGAAAATGATGATGCTCACAGGTATTTATATCTTGAAGATGACACTGAAGACAAAACGGAGATGTGTCCAATACTTGACTCTCATGTCCAAAAAGCAAACTTGGACGCGGTCAACTGGAATGACCTTGCAGATGAAAACAAAAATACCTCTGGTAATTCTCAATCCCAGTGGCAACCTAAAATTACCTTTGCACCTCAGTTTGGCTCTTCCATAGACAATGACCAAAAAACATACAgtccttctcttttttccttaGATGGTTCCCATGAATGCCACAAACAGTCTTTGCACACAGGTCAGCCGTTACCAGAGTATATCCATGGTCACCTGGAAGAAGAACCTGAAACTGCCGACTGCATAAATTCCTCAGAACACATTGACGGCAGCATATTTGATTACTGCAATTCAAGCGAGGCAAACTCTGTGGCCGAGGCGCTACACATGTCCGTTACTGGAAATGATGAAAAGCCCGTTGCAAATTCAGGGCAGCAGTCTGGGGAATTGAGGACCTGCTTTGAACACAAACTGACACTATTTCATTCAAAAATGAACCCATCAGAAACAAGCCACcatgaaaagaatgaaaatcaCAGCACAACTGGGGATAGTGGCATTGAATCGCCGCg AACACGGATAAGCATTGCTTCCAATAACTCTGTTGTTCTGGAGACGCTGAAAAGAAGGACTTTCTTGCAGAACCTGGAAATGAATGGTAATCCCAAACACGAAGGACTTCTTCCCACCAGTTCTCTAATACAGATTACGCCTGCTATGAACGTGTAG
- the stox1.S gene encoding storkhead-box protein 1 isoform X1 has protein sequence MSRDRVVRLTPNILALVLCRVEGSREEEGDEEQGRRIFKDFQAANVKCFWNRRLVRAVSEVTFQGWLENWVLLLEGQSAELEVLRDSWVRRALRPPRGFIIRALGDVSPVQMNPISQSHFIPLAEVLCCAISDMNTTQILVTQESLMEHLNKHYPGIATPSQDILYNALGTLIRERKIYHTGEGYFIVTPQTYFITKKTALDCKYAAAEKFSTSPPPITYLVSMESCADLTKVNMPSVSHCRSCSCFSEQSLHNVLGQQSINESQVKTHRSIKEQKPSLRNQATSTSRDHYTCEKNKQQVVLKEKEKCGKKFGISLFWRNVSKKEKPRKELVSFSAQFPPEEWPVRDEDNLDNIPRDVEHEIIKRINPVLTVDNLMKHTLLMQKAEEQKKYFSKGTSTDIIKNKHGYNSKGSSKKKNGKLSKYHKKVQSSKEKCKKDTGAPRAVPHEEKDVNRLSLDQSDDDDDDVMAMDRHCYVSAEIVQHDTVYKKQISNPFDGIPYRENSNVNGHKSLKEIKRSRSGKQRRCVPRSRSLDCTERKAENIHVEHIHSERHIGAYRNEPYHEPFHSVLSDKDDLREYPPSYPQSSTLRIDDKYKPAKEDNSASVLYSEDSYICDDFQKNLFVHLEASVEHEAVKSHSIYKVTAMNSLKPNHCKSEINLNLIGRTHYGISEDSGASNACNYSNSCLKDTDMPKYNALPISETGGFTKDNKALYQRTVENDDAHRYLYLEDDTEDKTEMCPILDSHVQKANLDAVNWNDLADENKNTSGNSQSQWQPKITFAPQFGSSIDNDQKTYSPSLFSLDGSHECHKQSLHTGQPLPEYIHGHLEEEPETADCINSSEHIDGSIFDYCNSSEANSVAEALHMSVTGNDEKPVANSGQQSGELRTCFEHKLTLFHSKMNPSETSHHEKNENHSTTGDSGIESPRTRISIASNNSVVLETLKRRTFLQNLEMNGNPKHEGLLPTSSLIQITPAMNV, from the exons ATGTCCCGGGACAGGGTGGTGCGGCTGACCCCTAACATTCTGGCCCTTGTCCTGTGCAGGGTAGAAGGCAgcagggaggaggagggggatGAAGAACAGGGCAGACGGATCTTTAAGGACTTTCAGGCTGCGAACGTGAAATGTTTCTGGAACAGGAGACTGGTCCGGGCCGTGTCCGAGGTGACGTTCCAGGGGTGGCTGGAGAACTGGGTGCTGCTGCTGGAGGGACAGAGCGCCGAGCTGGAGGTGCTGAGAGATTCCTGGGTCCGGAGAGCGCTGCGGCCGCCCCGGGGCTTCATCATCAGAGCGCTGG GTGATGTGTCTCCTGTGCAAATGAATCCCATATCTCAGTCTCATTTTATTCCACTGGCAGAAGTGCTGTGCTGCGCCATTTCTGATATGAACACAACTCAGATTTTAGTGACACAAGAAAGCCTCATGGAACATCTCAATAAACATTACCCAG gaATAGCGACCCCATCTCAGGACATTCTCTATAATGCACTTGGGACACTTATCAGAGAAAGAAAAATCTATCATACTGGAGAGGGGTATTTTATTGTCACACCCCAGACTTATTTTATAACAAAGAAAACAGCTCTGGACTGTAAATATGCAGCAGCTGAAAAGTTTTCCACCTCTCCACCGCCCATCACTTACCTTGTCAGCATGGAGAGCTGTGCAGATCTAACCAAAGTTAACATGCCATCAGTGTCACACTGTAGATCATGCAGTTGCTTTTCTGAGCAATCTCTTCACAACGTACTTGGACAACAGTCGATTAATGAGAGCCAGGTAAAAACGCACAGAAGCATCAAGGAACAAAAACCTTCCCTTCGTAATCAAGCAACTTCCACTTCCAGGGACCATTACACATGTGAAAAAAACAAGCAACAGGTtgtgttaaaagaaaaagaaaagtgtggTAAGAAGTTCGGTATCAGTCTTTTCTGGCGTAATGTCTCCAAAAAGGAGAAGCCAAGGAAAGAGTTGGTGAGCTTTTCTGCGCAATTCCCCCCGGAGGAATGGCCAGTAAGGGATGAGGACAATTTGGATAATATCCCGCGGGATGTTGAACATGAAATAATTAAACGCATCAACCCAGTTCTTACTGTGGATAACCTAATGAAGCACACTTTGCTCATGCAAAAGGCTGaagaacaaaaaaagtatttcagcAAAGGAACATCAACGGATATCATAAAAAACAAGCACGGCTATAATTCTAAGGGAAgtagtaagaaaaaaaatggcaagttGTCCAAATACCACAAAAAAGTTCAGTCCAGTAAAGAGAAATGTAAGAAGGACACTGGTGCTCCAAGGGCAGTGCCCCATGAAGAGAAGGATGTCAACAGACTGTCTCTTGATCAGtccgatgatgatgatgatgatgtaatgGCAATGGACAGGCATTGTTATGTTAGCGCAGAAATTGTTCAACACGATACGGTCTACAAAAAGCAAATTAGTAATCCATTTGATGGCATACCATACAGGGAGAATTCCAACGTGAACGGGCACAAGTCATTGAAGGAAATTAAGAGATCTCGTTCTGGGAAGCAAAGAAGGTGTGTACCAAGGTCGAGATCCTTGGACTGTACAGAAAGAAAGGCAGAGAACATTCATGTTGAGCATATACATTCAGAAAGACACATTGGAGCTTATAGAAATGAACCATATCATGAACCGTTCCATTCTGTTCTTTCTGACAAAGATGACTTGAGGGAATATCCACCCAGTTATCCACAGAGTAGCACACTGCGCATTGATGACAAATATAAACCTGCCAAAGAAGACAATTCTGCCAGTGTCCTGTATAGTGAAGACAGCTATATTTGTGATGAtttccaaaaaaatctgtttgttcattTAGAGGCTAGCGTGGAGCACGAGGCAGTGAAGTCACATTCCATCTACAAGGTGACTGCAATGAACAGTTTAAAACCAAACCACTGTAAAAGTGAAATTAACTTAAATCTCATTGGGAGAACTCATTATGGGATATCTGAAGACAGTGGGGCATCGAACGCCTGTAATTATTCAAACAGTTGTCTAAAAGACACAGATATgccaaaatataatgcattgccTATCTCAGAGACTGGAGGATTTACTAAAGACAATAAAGCTTTGTACCAAAGGACTGTGGAAAATGATGATGCTCACAGGTATTTATATCTTGAAGATGACACTGAAGACAAAACGGAGATGTGTCCAATACTTGACTCTCATGTCCAAAAAGCAAACTTGGACGCGGTCAACTGGAATGACCTTGCAGATGAAAACAAAAATACCTCTGGTAATTCTCAATCCCAGTGGCAACCTAAAATTACCTTTGCACCTCAGTTTGGCTCTTCCATAGACAATGACCAAAAAACATACAgtccttctcttttttccttaGATGGTTCCCATGAATGCCACAAACAGTCTTTGCACACAGGTCAGCCGTTACCAGAGTATATCCATGGTCACCTGGAAGAAGAACCTGAAACTGCCGACTGCATAAATTCCTCAGAACACATTGACGGCAGCATATTTGATTACTGCAATTCAAGCGAGGCAAACTCTGTGGCCGAGGCGCTACACATGTCCGTTACTGGAAATGATGAAAAGCCCGTTGCAAATTCAGGGCAGCAGTCTGGGGAATTGAGGACCTGCTTTGAACACAAACTGACACTATTTCATTCAAAAATGAACCCATCAGAAACAAGCCACcatgaaaagaatgaaaatcaCAGCACAACTGGGGATAGTGGCATTGAATCGCCGCg AACACGGATAAGCATTGCTTCCAATAACTCTGTTGTTCTGGAGACGCTGAAAAGAAGGACTTTCTTGCAGAACCTGGAAATGAATGGTAATCCCAAACACGAAGGACTTCTTCCCACCAGTTCTCTAATACAGATTACGCCTGCTATGAACGTGTAG
- the stox1.S gene encoding storkhead-box protein 1 isoform X4, which yields MNPISQSHFIPLAEVLCCAISDMNTTQILVTQESLMEHLNKHYPGIATPSQDILYNALGTLIRERKIYHTGEGYFIVTPQTYFITKKTALDCKYAAAEKFSTSPPPITYLVSMESCADLTKVNMPSVSHCRSCSCFSEQSLHNVLGQQSINESQVKTHRSIKEQKPSLRNQATSTSRDHYTCEKNKQQVVLKEKEKCGKKFGISLFWRNVSKKEKPRKELVSFSAQFPPEEWPVRDEDNLDNIPRDVEHEIIKRINPVLTVDNLMKHTLLMQKAEEQKKYFSKGTSTDIIKNKHGYNSKGSSKKKNGKLSKYHKKVQSSKEKCKKDTGAPRAVPHEEKDVNRLSLDQSDDDDDDVMAMDRHCYVSAEIVQHDTVYKKQISNPFDGIPYRENSNVNGHKSLKEIKRSRSGKQRRCVPRSRSLDCTERKAENIHVEHIHSERHIGAYRNEPYHEPFHSVLSDKDDLREYPPSYPQSSTLRIDDKYKPAKEDNSASVLYSEDSYICDDFQKNLFVHLEASVEHEAVKSHSIYKVTAMNSLKPNHCKSEINLNLIGRTHYGISEDSGASNACNYSNSCLKDTDMPKYNALPISETGGFTKDNKALYQRTVENDDAHRYLYLEDDTEDKTEMCPILDSHVQKANLDAVNWNDLADENKNTSGNSQSQWQPKITFAPQFGSSIDNDQKTYSPSLFSLDGSHECHKQSLHTGQPLPEYIHGHLEEEPETADCINSSEHIDGSIFDYCNSSEANSVAEALHMSVTGNDEKPVANSGQQSGELRTCFEHKLTLFHSKMNPSETSHHEKNENHSTTGDSGIESPRTRISIASNNSVVLETLKRRTFLQNLEMNGNPKHEGLLPTSSLIQITPAMNV from the exons ATGAATCCCATATCTCAGTCTCATTTTATTCCACTGGCAGAAGTGCTGTGCTGCGCCATTTCTGATATGAACACAACTCAGATTTTAGTGACACAAGAAAGCCTCATGGAACATCTCAATAAACATTACCCAG gaATAGCGACCCCATCTCAGGACATTCTCTATAATGCACTTGGGACACTTATCAGAGAAAGAAAAATCTATCATACTGGAGAGGGGTATTTTATTGTCACACCCCAGACTTATTTTATAACAAAGAAAACAGCTCTGGACTGTAAATATGCAGCAGCTGAAAAGTTTTCCACCTCTCCACCGCCCATCACTTACCTTGTCAGCATGGAGAGCTGTGCAGATCTAACCAAAGTTAACATGCCATCAGTGTCACACTGTAGATCATGCAGTTGCTTTTCTGAGCAATCTCTTCACAACGTACTTGGACAACAGTCGATTAATGAGAGCCAGGTAAAAACGCACAGAAGCATCAAGGAACAAAAACCTTCCCTTCGTAATCAAGCAACTTCCACTTCCAGGGACCATTACACATGTGAAAAAAACAAGCAACAGGTtgtgttaaaagaaaaagaaaagtgtggTAAGAAGTTCGGTATCAGTCTTTTCTGGCGTAATGTCTCCAAAAAGGAGAAGCCAAGGAAAGAGTTGGTGAGCTTTTCTGCGCAATTCCCCCCGGAGGAATGGCCAGTAAGGGATGAGGACAATTTGGATAATATCCCGCGGGATGTTGAACATGAAATAATTAAACGCATCAACCCAGTTCTTACTGTGGATAACCTAATGAAGCACACTTTGCTCATGCAAAAGGCTGaagaacaaaaaaagtatttcagcAAAGGAACATCAACGGATATCATAAAAAACAAGCACGGCTATAATTCTAAGGGAAgtagtaagaaaaaaaatggcaagttGTCCAAATACCACAAAAAAGTTCAGTCCAGTAAAGAGAAATGTAAGAAGGACACTGGTGCTCCAAGGGCAGTGCCCCATGAAGAGAAGGATGTCAACAGACTGTCTCTTGATCAGtccgatgatgatgatgatgatgtaatgGCAATGGACAGGCATTGTTATGTTAGCGCAGAAATTGTTCAACACGATACGGTCTACAAAAAGCAAATTAGTAATCCATTTGATGGCATACCATACAGGGAGAATTCCAACGTGAACGGGCACAAGTCATTGAAGGAAATTAAGAGATCTCGTTCTGGGAAGCAAAGAAGGTGTGTACCAAGGTCGAGATCCTTGGACTGTACAGAAAGAAAGGCAGAGAACATTCATGTTGAGCATATACATTCAGAAAGACACATTGGAGCTTATAGAAATGAACCATATCATGAACCGTTCCATTCTGTTCTTTCTGACAAAGATGACTTGAGGGAATATCCACCCAGTTATCCACAGAGTAGCACACTGCGCATTGATGACAAATATAAACCTGCCAAAGAAGACAATTCTGCCAGTGTCCTGTATAGTGAAGACAGCTATATTTGTGATGAtttccaaaaaaatctgtttgttcattTAGAGGCTAGCGTGGAGCACGAGGCAGTGAAGTCACATTCCATCTACAAGGTGACTGCAATGAACAGTTTAAAACCAAACCACTGTAAAAGTGAAATTAACTTAAATCTCATTGGGAGAACTCATTATGGGATATCTGAAGACAGTGGGGCATCGAACGCCTGTAATTATTCAAACAGTTGTCTAAAAGACACAGATATgccaaaatataatgcattgccTATCTCAGAGACTGGAGGATTTACTAAAGACAATAAAGCTTTGTACCAAAGGACTGTGGAAAATGATGATGCTCACAGGTATTTATATCTTGAAGATGACACTGAAGACAAAACGGAGATGTGTCCAATACTTGACTCTCATGTCCAAAAAGCAAACTTGGACGCGGTCAACTGGAATGACCTTGCAGATGAAAACAAAAATACCTCTGGTAATTCTCAATCCCAGTGGCAACCTAAAATTACCTTTGCACCTCAGTTTGGCTCTTCCATAGACAATGACCAAAAAACATACAgtccttctcttttttccttaGATGGTTCCCATGAATGCCACAAACAGTCTTTGCACACAGGTCAGCCGTTACCAGAGTATATCCATGGTCACCTGGAAGAAGAACCTGAAACTGCCGACTGCATAAATTCCTCAGAACACATTGACGGCAGCATATTTGATTACTGCAATTCAAGCGAGGCAAACTCTGTGGCCGAGGCGCTACACATGTCCGTTACTGGAAATGATGAAAAGCCCGTTGCAAATTCAGGGCAGCAGTCTGGGGAATTGAGGACCTGCTTTGAACACAAACTGACACTATTTCATTCAAAAATGAACCCATCAGAAACAAGCCACcatgaaaagaatgaaaatcaCAGCACAACTGGGGATAGTGGCATTGAATCGCCGCg AACACGGATAAGCATTGCTTCCAATAACTCTGTTGTTCTGGAGACGCTGAAAAGAAGGACTTTCTTGCAGAACCTGGAAATGAATGGTAATCCCAAACACGAAGGACTTCTTCCCACCAGTTCTCTAATACAGATTACGCCTGCTATGAACGTGTAG